The genomic window TCCAGGCCAGCCACTACGGCCGCATCTGCCCGGTTGAGACGCCGGAAGGCCCGAACATCGGCCTCATCTCCTCGCTCTCCTGCTTCGCCCGGATCAACGACTACGGATTTATCGAGACGCCCTACCGCGAGGTCAAGGACGGCCGGATCATCGACTACTACAAGATCATCCATCCCGGCGACAGCGACCGCAAGGTCGGGGAGATCGTGGAGAAAGAGGAGGCGCTCAAGGAGATCGCCGCCCTCAAGCGCAAGGCGGCCAAGCACATGCCCGTGGTCGAGCCGTACTGCTTCTACCTGACCGCCTGGGAGGACGAGAAGTTCAACATCGCCCAGGCCAACGCCCCGGTCGACGATAAGGGCCGCTTCACCGGCGACCTCATCTCGGCCCGCCAGGCCGGCAACTACAAGCTCCTGCCGCGCGAGCAGATCCACTACATCGACGTCTCGCCCAAGCAGCTCATCTCGCTCTCGGCCGCGCTGGTCCCCTTCCTGGAGCACGACGACGCCAACCGGGCCCTGATGGGCTCGAACATGCAGCGCCAGGCCGTGCCGCTCCTGACGCCCGAGGCGCCCCGGGTCGGCACCGGGATGGAATTGCTGGCGGCCAAGGGCTCGGGCGATGTCATCGTCTGCAAGCGCCCCGGAGTCGTCGAATTCGTCGACGCCGAGCGCATCCTGGTCCGGGTGGACGAGATCGAGGGCCTGCGCGAGCACGACGTTCTGACCGACCTCTACACCCTGACCAAGTTCCTGCGGACCAACCAGAACACCTGCCTGACCCAGCGGCCGATCGTACGCCGCGGCGACCGGGTGGGGCGCGGCCAAATCCTGGCCGACTCCTCCTGCTCCGACCGGGGCGAGCTGGCCCTGGGCCGCAACGTCATCTGCTGCTTCATGCCCTGGCGCGGCTACAACTTTGAGGACGCCATCATCGTCTCGGAGAAGCTGATCAAGCGCGACGTCTTCACCTCGCTCCACATCATCGAGGAGACGATCGAGGCCCGCGACACCAAGCTGGGCCCCGAAGAGATCACCCGCGACATCCCCAACGTGCCGGAGAACCTGCTCCGCAACCTGGACGAGAACGGCATCGTCCGGATCGGGGCCAGCGTCAAGGCCGCCGACGTCCTGGTCGGCAAGGTCGCGCCCAAGGGCGAGACCCAGCTCTCCCCCGAGGAAAAGCTCCTTAAGGCCATCTTCGGCGAGAAGGCCCTGGACGTCAAAGACGCCTCGCTCTACTGCGCGCCCGGTGTCGAGGGCACCATCATCGACGTCCGCATCTTCTCCCGCCGCGGCTCCGAAAAGGGCGTCCGGGCCAAGGTCATCGAGAAGGAAGAGATCGGCCGGATGAAGCGGAATCTGGACGACGAGATCTCGATCCTGGACAACGAGCGGCGGCGCAAGACCCGGACCCTGCTCAAGGGCGCGGTCGTGGAGAAGGACCAGAAGATCGGCGAGACGAGCCTGGCCAAGGGCTCCAAGCTGACCGAGCGGGTTCTGGAGGTCCTGGACGGCGAAGACCTGGGCAAGCTCAAGGTCGAGGAAGAAGCCGAACGGGACGACAAGATCAAGGACATCGAGCGCAAGATCAAGCGCCAGATCGAGGCCCTCAAGGCCATTTTCAAGGAAAAAGTCGAAGCCCTCAAGAAGGGCGACGAGCTATCGCCCGGCGTCATCCAGTCGGTCAAGGTCTACATCGCCATGAAGCGCAAGCTGTCGGTCGGCGACAAGGTCTCGGGCCGGCACGGCAACAAGGGCATCATCGCCAAGATCGTGCCCGAGGAGGACATGCCCCGGCTGCCGGACGGCGCGCCGGTCGAGATCGTCCTCAACCCCCTGGGCGTCCCCTCCCGCATGAACGTCGGCCAGATCCTGGAAACCCATGCCGGCTGGGCCGCCGACAAGCTCGGCCTGTGGCTGGACACCCCGGTCTTCGACGGGGCCACCGAGATCGAGGTCAAGGCCCTGCTCAAGCAAGCCGGCCTGCCCGAGACGGGCAAGACGCCCCTCTTCGACGGGATCACCGGCGAGCTGCTGGACCAGGAAGTCACGGTCGGCAGCATCTATATGATGAAGCTGTACCACCTGGTCGACGATAAGATCCACGCCCGCTCGACCGGCCCGTATTCGCTGATCACCCAGCAGCCCCTGGGCGGCAAGGCCCAGTTCGGCGGCCAGCGGTTCGGCGAGATGGAAGTCTGGGCCCTGGAAGCCTACGGCGCCGCCTACACGCTGCAGGAGCTCATGACCGTCAAGTCCGACGATGTCGAGGGCCGGGCCAAGATCTACGAGGCCATCGTCAAGGGCGACTACGAGTTCACCCCCGGCCTGCCGGAGTCGGTCAACGTCCTGATCCGGGAGCTGCAGAGCCTGTGCCTCAACATCGAGCTGGGCAAGACGGAGAAGGACGAGGTCCAGACGGCCTGGGGCATGACGGTGCCGCAAGGCCCCAAAGGAGACCTGTGATGGAATTGAAAGCCCCCCTGGGCGGCAAGCCCAAGGTCGAATTCGATTGGGTCCGCATCTCCATCGCCTCTCCGGACAAGATCAAGAGCTGGTCCTGGGGCGAGGTGACCAAGCCGGAGACCATCAACTACCGGACCTTCAAGCCGGAAAAGGACGGCTTGTTCTGCGCCAAGATCTTCGGACCGATCAACGACTACGAATGCCTCTGCGGCAAGTACAAGCGGATGAAGTACCGCGGCATCATCTGCGAGCGCTGCGGGGTCGAAGTGACCAAGAGCAAGGTCCGCCGTGAGCGCATGGGCCACATCCAGCTGGCCTCGCCGGTGGCCCACATCTGGTTCTTCAAGAGCCCCCCCAGCCGGATCGGGCTGATCCTGGACCTGACCATCAAGGACCTGGAGAAGGTTCTCTACTTCGAGTCGTCGATCGTGACCGACCCGGGCGACACGCCGCTTAAAGAGAAGCAGCTCCTGAACGAGGAGGAGTACAAGGAAGCCCGCGAGAAGTACGGCGACAAGTTCGAGACGGGCATCGGGGCCGAGGCCATCAAGCACTTGATGGAGAAGATCGACATCAAGAAGGACGCCGACCGGCTGCGCAAGGCCATGAAGAAGGAGACCAGCCAGCAGCGCCGGCTCCGCTACGCCAAGCGCCTGCGGGTCTTCAAGGCCCTCAAGAAGTCCGGCAACCGGCCCGAGTGGCTGATCCTGGACACCATCCCGGTCATCCCGCCCGACCTGCGCCCGCTGGTCCGGCTGGACGGCGGCCGCTTCGCCACCTCCGACCTCAACGACCTCTACCGCCGGGTCATCAACCGCAATAACCGGCTGAAGAAGCTGATCGAACTGAAGGCCCCCGAGCTGATCATCCGCAACGAGAAGCGGATGCTGCAAGAGGCCGTCGACGCCCTGTTCGACAACGGCAAGCGCGGCCGTGTCCACCTGGGCGCCAATCGCCGGCCGCTCAAGTCCCTGTCCGAGGCCCTCCGCGGCAAGCAGGGCCGGTTCCGCCAGAACCTGCTGGGCAAGCGCGTCGACTACTCCGGCCGCTCGGTCATCGTGGTCGGCCCCGAGCTCAAGCTCAACCAGTGCGGTCTGCCCAAGAAGATGGCCCTGGAGCTGTTCAAGCCCTTCATCTTCCACAAGCTGGAGAAGGAAGGCCTCGTCCCCAGCGTCAAGGTGGCCCGGGAATGGCACGAGCAGGAGCGGCCCGAGGTCTGGGATTATCTGGAAGAAGTGGTCAAGGAGCATCCCATTCTCCTCAACCGCGCCCCGACCCTGCACCGGCTGGGCATCCAGGCCTTCGATCCCATCCTGGTCGAGGGCAAGGCCATCCAGATCCACCCGCTGGTCTGCGCCGCCTTCAACGCCGACTTTGACGGCGACCAGATGGCCGTCCACGTCCCGCTTTCGGTCGAGGCCCAGATCGAGACCTCGACTCTGATGCTGTCGACCAACAACATCCTGTCCCCGGCCAACGGCCGGCCGCTGACCGTCCCCAGCCAGGACATGGTCCTGGGCGCCTACTACGCCACCCTGTCCAAGAAGGGCCTGCTCGGCGAGGGCCGGGTCTTCGGCTCGGCCGACGACGTCCTGCTGGCCTACGAGCAAAAGCAGGTCAAGCTCCAATCGCTGATCAAGCTGCGCTATTCGGGCGCCTTCATGAACTTGGCCACCTACTACGACGATCAGGCCGTCCCGACCTGCCCGGTGGTCTCCATCAAGCGGGACCTGATCGAGACGACCCCCGGCCGGATCATCTTCAACCAGGCCCTGCCGGCGGGGCTGCCCTTCTTCAACGGCGTCTTCCGCAAGAAGGGCATGGAAAGCCTGGTCTTCTACATCTACCTGCGCTGCGGCCTGGCCGTGACGGTCACGACCCTGGATAAGCTCAAGGAGCTCGGGTTCGCCCAGGCCACCCAGGCCGGGTTCTCGCTGGGCATCGACGACTTCGTCATCCCCAAGAACAAGGCCGAGCTCGTGGACAAGGCCCAGAAGCGGGTCCAGGAGATCGAGAAGCTCTACCTCGACGGGACCATCTCGTCGCGCGAGCGGTTCAACAACGTCGTCAACATCTGGTCGGCCGTGACCGACGAGGTCTCCCAGGCCATGATCGCGGAGATGAAAAAGATCAGCTTCGAGGGGCCCAACCTCAACCCGCTCTTCGTCATGGCCGACTCCGGGTCGCGCGGCAACAAGCAGCAGATCCGGCAGCTGGCCGGGATGCGCGGCCTGATGTCCAAGCCGTCGGGCGAGATCCTGGAAACCCCCATCACCTCCAACCTGCGCGAGGGCCTGAACGTCCTCCACTACTTCATCTCCACCCACGGCGCCCGCAAGGGCTTGGCCGACACGGCCCTTAAAACGGCCAACTCCGGCTACCTGACCCGCAAGCTCGTCGACGTGGCCCAGGAGGTCATCGTCGACCAGCACGACTGCGGCACCCTGAAGGGCATCAACGTGGCGGCCATCGTCGAGAACGGCGAGATCATCGAGCCGTTTATCGACCGCATCGTCGGCCGCACTTCTCTGGACAAGATCATCAACCCCGACACCAACGCGGTGGTCGTGGCCCCCAACCAGGAGATCACCGAAGCGGTGGCCCAGGATATGCAGGCCGTGGGGGTCGAGCGGATCAAGATCCGCTCCATCCTGACCTGCGAATCCAAGCGCGGCGTCTGCCAGCTCTGCTATGGCCGCAACCTGGCCAGCGGCTATCAGGTCGAGATGGGCGAAGCGGTCGGCATCATCGCCGCCCAGTCCATCGGCGAGCCGGGCACCCAGCTGACCATGCGCACCTTCCACATCGGCGGCATCGCCCAGGGCGGCAAGGAGCAGTCGAAGCTCGAGGCCAAGAACGACGGCGTGGTCCGCTTCGCCAACGTCAAGGTCGTCAAGAACAAGGACGGCGCGTACATCGTCGTCAACCGGACGGCCAACATCGCCCTGACCGACAGCCGCGGCCGCGAGACCGAGCACTACCAGGTCCCCTACGGCGCCAAGCTGCTCAAGGGCGAGGGCGAGGAAGTCAAGGCCCGCCAGATCTTCGCCGAGTGGGATCCCTACAACACCCTGGTCCTGACCGAGGAATCGGGAGTCGTCCAGTTCCACGACGTCGTCCGCAAGGTGACGATGGAGGAAGCCCAGGACGAGGTGACCCTGCTCATGAGCCAGATCATCATCGAGCCCAAGGACGAGAAGCTGCAGCCCCGGATCGAGATCGTCGATTTATCGCACAAGGCCAAGGACAAGCACGGCAAGGAAACGCCGATCGTCCTGAAGAAGTACTACCTGCCGGCCGGCGCCCACCTCGAGATCAAGGACGGCGACAAGGTCCATGCCGGCGAGATCCTGGCCAAGATCCCCCGCGAGCAGGCCAAGACCAAGGACATCACGGGCGGCTTGCCCCGGGCCGAAGAGCTCTTCGAGGCCCGCCGGCCCAAGATCCCGGCCGTCATCAGCGAGATCGACGGCGTCGTCGAGTTCGGCGGCCTGGTCCGCGGCTACCGCAAGATCACCGTCAAGAGTGAACGGGTCGGCAACAAGGAATACCTGATCCCCCGCGGCGCCCACATCAGCGTCGGCGACGGCGAGCGGATCAAGGCCGGCATGGCGCTCATGGACGGCCCGGTCAACCCGCACGACATTCTGCGGGTCCTGGGCGAGAAGGAGCTGGCCGAGTACATGCTCCGCGAGGTGCAGGAAGTCTATCGCCTGCAGGGCGTCCCGATCAACGACAAGCACATCGAGACGATCATCCGGCAGATGCTGCGCTGGGTCAAGGTCGAGGAGGTCGGCGACACCGAATTCCTGATCGACGAGCAGGTCGACAAGTTCGTCTTCCAGGAGGAGAACCTCAAGGCCGTGGAAAAGGGCGGCAAGCCGGCCAAGGCCCGACCGCTCCTGTTGGGCATCACCAAGAGCGCCCTGAGCACGGACAGCTTCCTGTCGGCCGCCTCCTTCCAAGAGACGACCCGGGTTCTGACCGAAGCCTCCATGTTCGGCAAGATCGATTATCTCCGCAGCCTCAAGGAGAATATCATCATGGCCCGGCTGATCCCGGCCGGGACGGGCTTCAAGTATTATCGCGGCGTCGACGTCAAGGACGAGGCCCCCTTGGCGGCCGAAAAGCCGGCTGAGGACGCGCCTGTTCAGAGTTGACGAAATAGCGCCGAAAGTCTTGACAGGCTTGGCGCGTTCGGTTAGAATACCGGGCACTTGTCCCGAGAAGAGTAAGTCTACTCGGAGGCAGGCCCCCTGTGTGAATTGATTCGATAGAAGGAGTGTTCTGTTGCCGACGGTCAACCAGCTTATTCGCAAGGGACGATCCCTTAAGAAAGACAAGAGCAAATCGCCCGCTCTCGAGTCTTCCCCCCAGAAGCGGGGCGTCTGCACCCGTGTGTTCACGACGACCCCCAAGAAGCCGAACTCGGCCCTCCGCAAGGTGGCCCGCGTCCGGCTGTCGAACAATATCGAAGTCACCGGTTACATCCCGGGCGTCGGCCACAACCTTCAGGAGCACTCCATCGTGCTTGTCCGGGGCGGCCGGGTCAAGGATTTGCCCGGCGTGCGCTACCACATTGTCCGCGGCACCCTGGACAGCGAAGGGGTGGCCAACCGCGGCAAGGCCCGCTCCAAGTACGGCGCCAAGCGTCCGAAAAAAGAGAAGCGCGCCTCCTAGGAGTGAGCCATGCCCCGTCGCGGTACCATTAAGAA from Candidatus Aminicenantes bacterium includes these protein-coding regions:
- the rpoB gene encoding DNA-directed RNA polymerase subunit beta, encoding MSEPRTIQRERLDFSKIKTVFPMPDLLAIQRQSYAEFLQMELLPEERKDTGLQAAFKDVFPIADFKETTQLDFISYSIGNWECKCGRLKGVENSRARCTSCETLLPADVELTEKLICPYCNSVRKIQLPLCDHCGDAVGLKMKYSPNECLQKGYTFAVPLRLKVRLISWEKDAVTKTKRLKHIKEQEVYFGDIALMTEKGTFIFNGIERVVVSQLQRSPGVFFRQGEAKGYFIAKLIPYRGAWVEFEYDLKNNLYVRLDRKKKFLATVFLRALGFSSDEDILKLFHRVYRLAPEGEKLYWDLSEGLAGKTLAEDVKDPKTGAALVNSRKKLTPEILQTLRDAGVVRAAIDRKDLAGAYALSGIKGKVKGAEEIGDTALDLLVGKGEPFEVFFPLEDDAGLLVVNTIKKDLRKDSGQALAEIYRKLRPGEPHTMESAHTLFRNLFFNPQKYNFSRIGRLKFNIKLELQTSPEEKVLQPQDYVEVIKYLLKLRKGEGSVDDIDHLGNRRVRQVGELVENAFRIGLTRMERTIKEKMTITADLAAAMPQDLINSKPVIAALKEFFGSSQLSQFMDQINSLAEVTHKRRLSALGPGGLSRERAGFEVRDIQASHYGRICPVETPEGPNIGLISSLSCFARINDYGFIETPYREVKDGRIIDYYKIIHPGDSDRKVGEIVEKEEALKEIAALKRKAAKHMPVVEPYCFYLTAWEDEKFNIAQANAPVDDKGRFTGDLISARQAGNYKLLPREQIHYIDVSPKQLISLSAALVPFLEHDDANRALMGSNMQRQAVPLLTPEAPRVGTGMELLAAKGSGDVIVCKRPGVVEFVDAERILVRVDEIEGLREHDVLTDLYTLTKFLRTNQNTCLTQRPIVRRGDRVGRGQILADSSCSDRGELALGRNVICCFMPWRGYNFEDAIIVSEKLIKRDVFTSLHIIEETIEARDTKLGPEEITRDIPNVPENLLRNLDENGIVRIGASVKAADVLVGKVAPKGETQLSPEEKLLKAIFGEKALDVKDASLYCAPGVEGTIIDVRIFSRRGSEKGVRAKVIEKEEIGRMKRNLDDEISILDNERRRKTRTLLKGAVVEKDQKIGETSLAKGSKLTERVLEVLDGEDLGKLKVEEEAERDDKIKDIERKIKRQIEALKAIFKEKVEALKKGDELSPGVIQSVKVYIAMKRKLSVGDKVSGRHGNKGIIAKIVPEEDMPRLPDGAPVEIVLNPLGVPSRMNVGQILETHAGWAADKLGLWLDTPVFDGATEIEVKALLKQAGLPETGKTPLFDGITGELLDQEVTVGSIYMMKLYHLVDDKIHARSTGPYSLITQQPLGGKAQFGGQRFGEMEVWALEAYGAAYTLQELMTVKSDDVEGRAKIYEAIVKGDYEFTPGLPESVNVLIRELQSLCLNIELGKTEKDEVQTAWGMTVPQGPKGDL
- the rpoC gene encoding DNA-directed RNA polymerase subunit beta', producing the protein MELKAPLGGKPKVEFDWVRISIASPDKIKSWSWGEVTKPETINYRTFKPEKDGLFCAKIFGPINDYECLCGKYKRMKYRGIICERCGVEVTKSKVRRERMGHIQLASPVAHIWFFKSPPSRIGLILDLTIKDLEKVLYFESSIVTDPGDTPLKEKQLLNEEEYKEAREKYGDKFETGIGAEAIKHLMEKIDIKKDADRLRKAMKKETSQQRRLRYAKRLRVFKALKKSGNRPEWLILDTIPVIPPDLRPLVRLDGGRFATSDLNDLYRRVINRNNRLKKLIELKAPELIIRNEKRMLQEAVDALFDNGKRGRVHLGANRRPLKSLSEALRGKQGRFRQNLLGKRVDYSGRSVIVVGPELKLNQCGLPKKMALELFKPFIFHKLEKEGLVPSVKVAREWHEQERPEVWDYLEEVVKEHPILLNRAPTLHRLGIQAFDPILVEGKAIQIHPLVCAAFNADFDGDQMAVHVPLSVEAQIETSTLMLSTNNILSPANGRPLTVPSQDMVLGAYYATLSKKGLLGEGRVFGSADDVLLAYEQKQVKLQSLIKLRYSGAFMNLATYYDDQAVPTCPVVSIKRDLIETTPGRIIFNQALPAGLPFFNGVFRKKGMESLVFYIYLRCGLAVTVTTLDKLKELGFAQATQAGFSLGIDDFVIPKNKAELVDKAQKRVQEIEKLYLDGTISSRERFNNVVNIWSAVTDEVSQAMIAEMKKISFEGPNLNPLFVMADSGSRGNKQQIRQLAGMRGLMSKPSGEILETPITSNLREGLNVLHYFISTHGARKGLADTALKTANSGYLTRKLVDVAQEVIVDQHDCGTLKGINVAAIVENGEIIEPFIDRIVGRTSLDKIINPDTNAVVVAPNQEITEAVAQDMQAVGVERIKIRSILTCESKRGVCQLCYGRNLASGYQVEMGEAVGIIAAQSIGEPGTQLTMRTFHIGGIAQGGKEQSKLEAKNDGVVRFANVKVVKNKDGAYIVVNRTANIALTDSRGRETEHYQVPYGAKLLKGEGEEVKARQIFAEWDPYNTLVLTEESGVVQFHDVVRKVTMEEAQDEVTLLMSQIIIEPKDEKLQPRIEIVDLSHKAKDKHGKETPIVLKKYYLPAGAHLEIKDGDKVHAGEILAKIPREQAKTKDITGGLPRAEELFEARRPKIPAVISEIDGVVEFGGLVRGYRKITVKSERVGNKEYLIPRGAHISVGDGERIKAGMALMDGPVNPHDILRVLGEKELAEYMLREVQEVYRLQGVPINDKHIETIIRQMLRWVKVEEVGDTEFLIDEQVDKFVFQEENLKAVEKGGKPAKARPLLLGITKSALSTDSFLSAASFQETTRVLTEASMFGKIDYLRSLKENIIMARLIPAGTGFKYYRGVDVKDEAPLAAEKPAEDAPVQS
- the rpsL gene encoding 30S ribosomal protein S12; this encodes MPTVNQLIRKGRSLKKDKSKSPALESSPQKRGVCTRVFTTTPKKPNSALRKVARVRLSNNIEVTGYIPGVGHNLQEHSIVLVRGGRVKDLPGVRYHIVRGTLDSEGVANRGKARSKYGAKRPKKEKRAS